The Atribacter laminatus genome contains the following window.
TTTATCAAAATCAACCGGGATAAGATTCCAGTAATAATTCCTCACTTCAGGATATTTTTCAATTGCCTGGCTAATACTCATAATTTCTAATTTTCCCTGAAAAGCTTTTTGTATCTTTTCAAAGATGGCGGAACGATCAACCTGAACATAGGTTGCTGCATTACCGGATTCCTGTAGATCAACACCAGCATATAAAGCAGCCTCTTTCATTGATCGGGAAATGCTTTCGATACTTTCGACCTTTTCATGAGGAGAGCATACTGAAAATTCACTCAAGTCAATATCCGGACCTAATGCTGCTTTTTTATTATATGCTGCTTCAGCTTTTTGTTTGATATCGTGAAAATATTCATCTTTTTTCATCGCTCGCACCTCACGCAGGCTTCATATCCATTGAGCTTAATACCGGAAAAAATATCCCTCGGGTTCCCTTGGCAAATTATTTTCCCATCCATTAAAACATGCCCCATTTCAGCATTTATATAATCCAGAATAAACCCGGTATGAGTGATGATTAACCCTGATCGTTTTTTCTTTCTCACTAACTTCCTATCAAAAAGCTCTTGGAGGGCAATTCCTACCAGCGATATGTTATCAAGATCAACACCCGATTCTGGTTCATCGATCATAGAAAACATAGGACGATGCAAAAGAAGTTGAAAAAGCTCAGCCCGCTTTGCTTCTCCTCCAGAAAATCCTTGACCAATACTACGATTTAAAAGAGAACCACAATTTACTTTCTCCGAAACCTCATCAACGGATATTGAGTTTTTATGTTTTTCAACAATTAATTTCCCGAGAGTTTGAAGTTGGACTCCTGGTATAGTCGGCATCTTTTGGAAAGCCATTCCTATCCCCAGTTGGGAACGTTCTTCTACACTCAGAGAAGTTATGTCTTTTTCCTGAAAAATTATTCGCCCATCTAAAATAGTATATCCTGGCATTCCCATGATAGCCATTAATAGAGTTGTTTTTCCAGCTCCATTGGGTCCAAGTAAAATATGAACTTCACCCTCACCAATGGTAAGATTTACGTCTTTCAAAATGATCTCGTTACCTACCTCAACTTTTAAATGTTCAACCTGAAGCATAATTTCACCTGAATTCTCCATAAATAAGTCTCTTTTTTTTCATTATATCATGGAACCGGATCCTTGTTCTTATCAAAATCAATCATTTGAAATTTTTAGTTCAAAGACATTAAATTTTCCAAGTACAATAGGGCATAGGTTCTTACCATTCTGAGTCCAGTTGAGGGGAGAGGTGAAATTAAGACCATAACTCATAACCGGCTGGAATTTTTGGATCGAAAAAATTGTAGAAATTCACTTTTATCATTATAAAGGGCTTCATAAAGATTCTATTGAAGAATTTTATGTTATTGATATTGCTCTCGTATTATGGGAAAATAGAAAAAAGCTTGACTTCTTGGGTTATTTTTGAAGCCGCCTCGTCATAATAAAAGATTGAACACCAATAAATCTATCCTGAAAATACAATCAAATGAATTCCCCCATTGAGGGGGGATGCAAAGGGGTGTGCCTTTCATCAGTCATCCTGAGTGGTGATTTTACGTGTGAGGATCTCATCTTTTAAGTTTTTTCTTCATAAATACTTTAAATGATGAGATTCTTACGTCGTCCGGCAAAAACACCGGACTCCTCAGAATGACTAAGTGGATGGTAGAGATTGCCACGTCGCACAAGACGCTCCTCGCAATGACGGATTTAGATAGGTATTTTCATCCTCATCTGGTGCTGCGAAAGCAGCATGAGGGTCTATCCTGAAAATACTATCAAACAAATTCCCCCATTGAGGGGGGTTAGGGGGGTGTGCCTTTCATCAGTCATCCTGAGTGGTGATTTTACGCGTGAGGATTTCATCTGACGCCGCTGGCGTCATTTTGAGGCTTCGTATTAAGAAGCCGTGAGGATCTCATCTTTTAGGTTCTTTATTTATAAATATTTAAAAAGATGAGATTGCCACGTCGCTGCGCTCCTCGCAATGACGGGGCGGGTTGATGAGATTGCCACGTCGCTGCGCTCCTCGCAATCAGGCTGGGTCACAATCTCTTTCATACACTAAAAAGAGTTTGAAAGTGGAGGATATATTCTATTTATCTTCAGTTTTTTGGTTATTTATTCCCAATATTCCTGTAAAATATTAACCTAAGTGGTGGTAAAAAATTTACAGAATAATTATGACACAGCCTGAATGACGGAGCGGGAAATAATTCAAATCCCCCTAACCCCCTTTGCTAAAGGGGGAAACGATTCCTGGATACCTATTTTCATCCTCATCTGGTGCCACAAAAGTGGCATGACAGTCTATTCCACTAAGGAGGTGATAAGCATATTACTGCTGAAAAATAAAAATAACTGAGGGCTTCATCTTGGTTCCCCAATTTTCCAAAATATTTAAGGAGGTAGAAGAAATGTTTGATTTTTCTCAATCGAAATGGTGTACCAAAAAGACAGCGTTTTTCCTTATGGTTATATTCGTTTTCCTGGTTTTAACCCCTTTGGTTTCAGCGACTACAATTCAATGGTTAGCCCACCCAGTTCATTTCGCTGTAACTGGCGACGGTGAGTTACTCAAGCAATTTCAAGAAAAAACTGGAATTGAAGTTGTACCGGTGCTCTATGGAGTAGACGTCATCATGGAGAAAGCCATGATGGAAATGCTTTCGGGAAGCAGCACCTTTGATGTTATCTCCTTATCCAATACGACTTGGCGTAACGATTTAGGATCGGATGTCTTCCTTGAACTGGATTCCCGCATTTCTGAAATTGAGGATTATGATGATTACGTACCCGGTCTCATCGAAGCTTTCCGAGCTGCAGATGGAAAATTGGTTGCTTTGCCGATCAGATCCGGCGCAGCCATGCTTCATTATCGCGAAGATCTCTATAATGAATTCGGATTAGCCGTGCCAGTAACCATAGATGAATTTGTCAGCAATGCTCAAGCTCTCACCAAGGACACAACCGGAGATGGGGTTGTGGATGTATATGGATACGCTTTCATGGGAAAAGAAGGATCGCAGCTTATTGATGATTTTGAAAGCTGGCTCTATCCCCATGGCGGTGCTTTTTTTGATGGTGAGAAGGTTGTAGTGAATAATGAAGCCGGTGTAGAAGCCGCCGCTTTACTGACCGATCTTCTCAATACCTTTAAGGTCGTTCCCGCCGGAACTCTTTCCTATACCTCCAGTGAAGTCAAAACTGCCATGCAGGAAGGTTTGGCTGCCATGACCACTCTTTGGTGGCAATATAATATTGACTGGAACAAACCAGAGCTTTCTAAAATCGCTGGCAATGCACGAATGGCCAAACTTCCGCAAAAACCCGATAAAGGATTAGGATATGGGCATATGGGTTGCTGGGCAGTGTTTATTGATAAAAACTGCAAAGAAGTCGAGGCTGCTTGGGAATTCATTAAGTTTATCTCCAGTGCCGAGGCCCAAAAATACATGGTCGCTCGTGGAAATGGTCCAACTCGTTTATCGAGCTTCCAGAGTGAGGAATTTATCAATGCAGTAGGACCAGAAGCTGCCGCGATCATTGCCGATGTGTACGCCGTCGGGAAAATGCCTTCTCCTTCTCCAATCTTCCCCGAAGCCCGGGAGACAGTCGCTCGCGAGCTTCATCAAGCATTCACCGGTGCCAAAACCCCCAAACAGGCAATGGATGATGCCGCTAGCGCAATTCAGAAACTCATTCAATAA
Protein-coding sequences here:
- a CDS encoding ABC transporter ATP-binding protein, with product MENSGEIMLQVEHLKVEVGNEIILKDVNLTIGEGEVHILLGPNGAGKTTLLMAIMGMPGYTILDGRIIFQEKDITSLSVEERSQLGIGMAFQKMPTIPGVQLQTLGKLIVEKHKNSISVDEVSEKVNCGSLLNRSIGQGFSGGEAKRAELFQLLLHRPMFSMIDEPESGVDLDNISLVGIALQELFDRKLVRKKKRSGLIITHTGFILDYINAEMGHVLMDGKIICQGNPRDIFSGIKLNGYEACVRCER
- a CDS encoding extracellular solute-binding protein → MFDFSQSKWCTKKTAFFLMVIFVFLVLTPLVSATTIQWLAHPVHFAVTGDGELLKQFQEKTGIEVVPVLYGVDVIMEKAMMEMLSGSSTFDVISLSNTTWRNDLGSDVFLELDSRISEIEDYDDYVPGLIEAFRAADGKLVALPIRSGAAMLHYREDLYNEFGLAVPVTIDEFVSNAQALTKDTTGDGVVDVYGYAFMGKEGSQLIDDFESWLYPHGGAFFDGEKVVVNNEAGVEAAALLTDLLNTFKVVPAGTLSYTSSEVKTAMQEGLAAMTTLWWQYNIDWNKPELSKIAGNARMAKLPQKPDKGLGYGHMGCWAVFIDKNCKEVEAAWEFIKFISSAEAQKYMVARGNGPTRLSSFQSEEFINAVGPEAAAIIADVYAVGKMPSPSPIFPEARETVARELHQAFTGAKTPKQAMDDAASAIQKLIQ